A genomic stretch from Pseudomonas sp. MUP55 includes:
- a CDS encoding DUF1826 domain-containing protein gives MLAPVTPLRPVIRQTRGESPLALSDILDDGVNLALWQRQLPVHIAEFGALMVALDEPLAEALVIELDSEDSAPNLHGLASGCRDLEGYDGFIADVSWLVSAFACLLGAKRIGLRLRLLDKAMCPRFHVDHVPVRLITTYAGVGSQWLREGVMDRCRLSQPDAEPNERIEQILCGEVALLKGTKWHGNENHGLIHRSPALKANERRLILTLDWLA, from the coding sequence ATGCTGGCCCCGGTTACTCCCCTGCGCCCGGTGATTCGCCAGACCCGTGGCGAAAGCCCGCTGGCGTTGTCTGACATCCTCGACGACGGCGTGAACCTGGCGCTGTGGCAGCGCCAATTGCCGGTGCACATCGCCGAGTTCGGCGCCCTGATGGTAGCGCTCGACGAGCCGTTGGCCGAAGCGTTGGTCATCGAGTTGGACAGCGAAGACAGCGCGCCGAACCTGCACGGTCTGGCCTCCGGTTGCCGCGATCTGGAAGGCTATGATGGCTTTATCGCCGACGTGTCCTGGCTGGTCAGCGCGTTTGCCTGCCTGCTTGGCGCCAAGCGCATCGGCTTGCGTTTGCGCCTGCTGGACAAGGCCATGTGCCCGCGCTTTCATGTCGACCATGTACCTGTGCGGCTGATCACCACCTATGCCGGCGTCGGCAGCCAGTGGCTGCGCGAAGGCGTCATGGACCGCTGCCGGTTGAGCCAGCCTGACGCAGAACCCAACGAGCGCATCGAGCAGATCCTGTGTGGTGAAGTGGCGCTGCTCAAGGGTACAAAATGGCACGGAAATGAAAACCATGGCCTCATTCATCGCTCGCCGGCACTGAAAGCGAATGAACGTCGCTTGATCCTCACGCTGGATTGGCTGGCATAA
- a CDS encoding N-acetylmuramoyl-L-alanine amidase yields MHRRQLLNLLLVSPLFALPLGAYATQIRNARLWRSDDKLRLVFDLSGPVQYKTFSLAAPERVIIDLSGAGLSGDFSQLVLKNSGITSIRSGHFGKNDTRIVLDLAAPMQLNSFLLPPQDGQGHRLVLDLSSATRAPRQIAAEPAPLIAPVDKAHPKRDIIVVVDPGHGGKDPGAIGSKGQREKDVVLSIAQLLAKRLKREKGFDVKLVRNDDFFVPLRKRVDIARQHKADMFISVHADAAPRLTASGASVYALSEGGATSATARFMAQRENGADLLGATTLLNLKDKDPMLAGVILDMSMNATIASSLQLGSSVLGSLQNITSLHQKRVEQAGFAVLKSPDVPSILVETGFISNSQDAQRLVTARHQQAVADGLFDGLKKYFEKNPPMNSYMAWVQEQKNGQV; encoded by the coding sequence ATGCACAGACGTCAACTCCTCAACCTGCTGCTGGTCAGCCCCTTGTTCGCCTTGCCGCTGGGGGCGTACGCCACGCAGATTCGCAATGCGCGGCTGTGGCGTTCGGACGATAAGCTGCGGCTGGTGTTCGATCTCAGCGGCCCGGTGCAATACAAGACCTTTTCACTGGCCGCCCCGGAACGCGTGATCATCGACCTGAGCGGCGCGGGGCTCAGTGGCGACTTCTCCCAGTTGGTGCTGAAGAACAGCGGGATTACCTCGATTCGTTCCGGTCATTTCGGCAAGAACGACACCCGCATCGTGCTGGACCTGGCTGCGCCGATGCAGCTCAACAGCTTCCTGTTGCCGCCCCAGGACGGTCAGGGCCATCGCCTGGTGCTTGACCTGAGCAGCGCCACGCGCGCGCCTCGTCAGATCGCCGCCGAGCCTGCGCCATTGATCGCGCCGGTGGACAAGGCCCACCCCAAGCGCGACATCATTGTAGTGGTCGACCCAGGCCACGGCGGCAAAGACCCCGGCGCCATCGGCTCCAAGGGCCAGCGAGAAAAAGACGTGGTGCTGTCGATTGCTCAATTGCTGGCCAAGCGGTTGAAGCGCGAAAAAGGCTTCGACGTAAAACTGGTGCGCAACGATGACTTCTTCGTGCCGTTACGCAAGCGCGTGGACATCGCCCGCCAGCACAAAGCCGACATGTTCATCTCGGTACATGCCGACGCCGCCCCCAGGCTCACCGCGTCGGGTGCCTCGGTGTATGCGTTGTCCGAGGGCGGCGCTACTTCCGCGACCGCACGTTTCATGGCGCAGCGTGAAAACGGCGCGGATCTGCTGGGCGCCACGACGTTGCTCAACCTGAAGGACAAGGACCCAATGCTCGCGGGGGTGATTCTCGACATGTCGATGAACGCCACCATCGCCTCGAGCCTGCAACTGGGCAGCTCGGTATTGGGCAGCCTGCAAAACATCACCAGCCTGCATCAGAAACGCGTGGAACAGGCCGGCTTCGCAGTGCTCAAATCGCCGGACGTGCCGTCGATCCTGGTCGAGACCGGGTTTATCTCCAACAGCCAGGACGCCCAGCGGTTGGTGACGGCGCGTCATCAACAGGCGGTGGCGGATGGCTTGTTCGACGGGCTGAAAAAATACTTCGAGAAGAACCCGCCGATGAACAGCTACATGGCCTGGGTGCAGGAGCAGAAGAACGGCCAGGTCTAA
- a CDS encoding cation:proton antiporter, with protein MHAISFIQDLAVIMLVAGVVTILFHRLKQPVVLGYIVAGFIIGPHTPPFGLIHDEDTIKTLAELGVIFLMFCLGLEFSLRKLFKVGATAFIAAFLEIILMIWIGYEIGQWFDWNTMDSLFLGAILAISSTTIIVKALNDLKMKNQRFAQLIFGVLIVEDILGIGIIALLSSIAVSGTVSSGEVFSTVGKLSLFMIVALVIGILLVPRLLAYVARFESNEMLLITVLGLCFGFCLLVVKLEYSMVLGAFLIGAIMAESRQLIKIERLIEPVRDMFSAIFFVAIGLMIDPQILLQYAWPIAVITVAVVLGKMLSCGLGAFIAGNDGRTSLRVGMGLSQIGEFSFIIAALGMTLQVTSDFLYPVAVAVSAITTLLTPYLIRGADPLSLKIAAVMPQRMSRVFGMYGEWLRSIQPQGEGAMLAAMIRKILLQVGVNLALVIAIFFAGSFFAARIGGYLEGWISDQSWQKALIWGGALLLSLPFLIAAYRKLKALSMLLAEMSVKPEMAGRHTHRVRRVIAELIPILSLLVIFLLLAALSASILPTNKLLVLIAVVAAAVAALLWRWFIRVHTRMQVALLETLDNHKDTQ; from the coding sequence ATGCACGCCATCAGCTTTATCCAGGATTTGGCCGTGATCATGCTGGTGGCGGGGGTGGTCACCATTCTGTTCCATCGCCTCAAGCAGCCGGTGGTGCTGGGCTATATCGTCGCGGGCTTCATCATCGGCCCCCACACGCCGCCGTTCGGCCTGATTCATGATGAAGACACGATCAAGACCCTGGCTGAGCTGGGGGTGATCTTCCTGATGTTCTGCCTGGGCCTGGAATTCAGCCTGCGCAAGCTGTTCAAGGTCGGCGCCACGGCGTTTATCGCGGCGTTCCTGGAAATCATCCTGATGATCTGGATCGGCTACGAGATTGGCCAGTGGTTCGACTGGAACACCATGGATTCGCTGTTCCTTGGCGCGATCCTGGCGATCTCCTCCACCACCATCATCGTCAAGGCGCTCAATGACCTGAAGATGAAGAACCAGCGTTTCGCCCAGCTGATATTCGGCGTGCTGATCGTCGAGGACATCCTGGGGATCGGCATCATTGCCTTGCTGTCGAGCATTGCCGTCAGCGGCACGGTCAGTTCCGGCGAGGTGTTTTCCACCGTGGGCAAGCTGTCGCTGTTCATGATTGTCGCCCTGGTGATTGGCATTTTGCTGGTACCGCGCCTGCTGGCTTATGTCGCCAGGTTCGAAAGCAACGAGATGTTGCTGATCACCGTGCTGGGCCTGTGTTTCGGTTTCTGCCTGCTGGTGGTCAAGCTTGAATACAGCATGGTGCTGGGGGCGTTCCTGATCGGCGCGATCATGGCCGAATCGCGCCAACTGATTAAGATCGAGCGCCTGATCGAACCGGTTCGCGACATGTTCAGTGCGATCTTCTTTGTGGCCATTGGGCTGATGATCGACCCGCAGATCCTGCTGCAGTACGCCTGGCCAATTGCGGTGATTACCGTGGCCGTGGTGCTGGGCAAGATGCTGTCTTGCGGGCTCGGCGCGTTTATCGCCGGCAACGATGGCCGCACGTCGCTGCGGGTGGGCATGGGGCTGTCACAGATTGGCGAATTCTCTTTCATCATCGCGGCGCTGGGGATGACCCTGCAGGTCACCAGCGATTTTCTGTATCCGGTGGCGGTAGCCGTTTCGGCAATCACGACCTTGCTCACCCCCTACCTGATCCGTGGTGCCGACCCGCTGTCACTGAAAATTGCCGCTGTGATGCCCCAGCGCATGAGCCGGGTATTCGGTATGTATGGCGAGTGGCTGCGCAGTATCCAGCCTCAAGGCGAAGGCGCCATGCTGGCGGCGATGATCCGCAAGATCCTTCTGCAAGTGGGGGTGAACCTGGCACTGGTGATCGCCATCTTCTTCGCGGGAAGCTTTTTCGCGGCGCGCATCGGAGGGTATCTGGAAGGCTGGATCAGCGATCAAAGCTGGCAGAAAGCGTTGATTTGGGGCGGGGCGTTGCTGTTGTCGCTGCCGTTTCTGATTGCGGCGTATCGCAAGCTCAAGGCGTTGTCGATGCTGTTGGCCGAGATGAGCGTGAAGCCGGAAATGGCGGGACGGCATACCCACCGCGTGCGACGGGTGATCGCCGAGCTGATCCCCATTCTGTCGCTGTTGGTGATCTTCCTGCTGTTGGCAGCCTTGTCGGCCAGTATCTTACCGACCAACAAGTTGCTGGTGCTCATCGCTGTGGTCGCTGCGGCGGTGGCGGCGTTGCTCTGGCGCTGGTTCATCCGCGTGCATACGCGGATGCAGGTTGCCCTGCTGGAAACCCTGGATAACCACAAGGATACGCAGTAG
- a CDS encoding SMI1/KNR4 family protein: MEEIIEQLREANEPVPVPLELPDEDQLVEIEEQLFIDIPFVFREFLLTVSDVVYGSLEPVTVTDPQSHTYLPDVAANAWDAGVDRSLIPICQDGDDYYCVEEDGTVVLWCAEEELVQEETWESVWHWARDVWLES; the protein is encoded by the coding sequence GTGGAAGAAATCATCGAACAACTGCGTGAAGCCAACGAACCGGTTCCGGTTCCTTTGGAGCTACCTGACGAAGACCAACTGGTGGAAATCGAGGAACAACTGTTCATCGATATTCCGTTTGTGTTCCGCGAATTCCTGCTGACCGTCAGCGACGTGGTCTACGGCAGCCTTGAGCCGGTGACTGTCACCGACCCGCAATCGCACACCTACCTGCCGGACGTTGCCGCCAATGCCTGGGATGCCGGTGTAGACCGCAGCCTGATCCCGATCTGCCAGGACGGCGATGACTACTACTGCGTCGAAGAAGACGGCACCGTGGTGTTGTGGTGCGCCGAGGAAGAGCTGGTCCAGGAAGAAACCTGGGAATCGGTATGGCACTGGGCACGGGACGTCTGGCTGGAAAGCTGA
- a CDS encoding acyl-CoA thioesterase encodes MEPGNAQLSMTVLMTPDMANFSGNVHGGTLLKYLDEVAYACASRYAGRYVVTLSVDQVIFREPIHVGELVTFLASVNYTGNTSMEVGIKVVTENIRERSVRHTNSCFFTMVAVDDQRKPAAVPPLQPQNSEDKRRFVQAQQRRQIRQELEKRYQEIKADAP; translated from the coding sequence ATGGAACCCGGAAACGCCCAGCTGTCGATGACGGTATTGATGACCCCTGACATGGCCAACTTCTCAGGCAATGTCCATGGCGGCACGCTGCTCAAGTACCTCGACGAAGTGGCGTACGCATGCGCCAGCCGTTATGCCGGCCGCTATGTGGTCACGCTGTCGGTGGACCAGGTGATTTTCCGCGAGCCGATCCATGTCGGCGAGTTGGTGACCTTTCTCGCGTCGGTCAACTACACCGGCAACACCTCGATGGAAGTAGGCATCAAGGTAGTAACCGAGAACATTCGTGAACGCTCGGTGCGTCATACCAACAGTTGCTTTTTCACCATGGTGGCGGTGGACGACCAGCGCAAACCGGCCGCCGTACCGCCCTTGCAGCCGCAGAACAGCGAAGACAAGCGCCGCTTCGTGCAGGCCCAGCAGCGTCGGCAGATTCGACAGGAGCTGGAAAAGCGCTACCAGGAAATCAAGGCCGACGCGCCCTGA
- the pdxY gene encoding pyridoxal kinase PdxY yields MKRTPHLLAIQSHVVFGHAGNSAAVFPMQRVGVNVWPLNTVQFSNHTQYGHWAGEVLAPQQIPALVEGIAAIGELGNCDAVLSGYLGSADQGRAILSGVARIKALNPKVMYLCDPVMGHPEKGCIVPQEVSDFLLNEAAAVADFLCPNQLELDSFAGRKPQSLLDCLAMAKALLTRGPKAVLVKHLDYPGKLPDGFEMLLVTADGSWHLRRPLLAFPRQPVGVGDLTSGLFLARVLLGDSLVAAFEFTAAAVHEVLLETQACASYELELVRAQDRIAHPRVRFEATPISL; encoded by the coding sequence ATGAAACGTACACCCCATCTGCTTGCGATCCAGTCTCATGTGGTCTTTGGCCACGCCGGAAACAGCGCCGCCGTGTTCCCCATGCAGCGGGTCGGGGTGAATGTATGGCCGCTCAACACGGTGCAGTTCTCCAACCACACACAGTATGGTCACTGGGCGGGCGAAGTGCTGGCCCCGCAGCAAATTCCGGCACTGGTGGAAGGGATCGCGGCGATCGGCGAGCTGGGTAACTGCGATGCGGTGCTGTCGGGCTACCTCGGCAGTGCGGACCAGGGGCGTGCAATTCTAAGCGGTGTGGCGCGCATCAAGGCGCTCAACCCCAAGGTCATGTACCTGTGCGACCCGGTGATGGGCCATCCGGAAAAGGGCTGCATCGTGCCGCAGGAAGTCAGTGATTTCCTGCTCAACGAGGCGGCGGCCGTGGCCGATTTCCTGTGCCCTAACCAGCTGGAACTGGACAGCTTTGCCGGGCGCAAACCGCAATCGCTGCTCGATTGCCTGGCGATGGCCAAGGCCTTGCTGACGCGCGGGCCGAAGGCGGTGCTGGTCAAGCATCTGGATTACCCGGGCAAATTGCCGGACGGCTTCGAGATGTTGCTGGTGACGGCCGATGGCAGCTGGCATTTGCGTCGACCGCTGCTGGCATTCCCGCGCCAGCCGGTGGGCGTGGGCGACCTGACGTCGGGGTTGTTCCTGGCGCGGGTGCTATTGGGCGATAGCCTGGTGGCCGCTTTCGAGTTCACTGCAGCGGCGGTGCACGAAGTGCTGCTGGAAACCCAGGCCTGCGCCAGTTACGAACTGGAGCTGGTGCGGGCGCAGGATCGTATCGCCCACCCCCGCGTGCGTTTCGAAGCCACGCCGATCAGCCTGTAA
- a CDS encoding CobW family GTP-binding protein produces the protein MLQNIPTHVIAGPLGAGKTSLIKHLLSQRPANERWAVLINEFGQIGLDAALLTQDDDGIALGEVAGGCLCCVNGAPFQVGLGRLLRKARPDRLFIEPSGLGHPAQLLKQLGQAPWQGVLAVQPCVLVLDAQGLAAGKPLPQAQQEALASAGLLVLNKDEALDALQRQAIEQQLSGYALYWTRQAQLPIEQLPGLKAQAGGVVDNFAVPNGSAPMPTVWNDPTLPICLSQAQEGGWSIGWRWHPSQQFDQQRLNQWLKSLHWRRAKLVIHSRDAWVSANAVDNSLPVWQPSEWRRDSRIELIFSVPQDVAALQTALAACRY, from the coding sequence ATGCTGCAGAACATTCCCACTCACGTGATTGCCGGGCCCCTGGGCGCCGGCAAGACCAGCCTGATCAAACACTTGCTTTCCCAACGCCCGGCCAACGAGCGCTGGGCGGTGCTGATCAACGAGTTCGGCCAGATCGGCCTGGACGCTGCCTTGCTCACTCAAGATGACGATGGCATTGCCCTGGGCGAAGTGGCGGGTGGCTGCCTGTGTTGTGTGAACGGCGCGCCGTTTCAGGTGGGCCTGGGCCGGTTATTGCGCAAGGCCAGGCCGGATCGGCTGTTTATCGAGCCGTCGGGCTTGGGCCATCCGGCGCAGTTACTTAAACAATTGGGTCAAGCGCCATGGCAAGGCGTGCTGGCGGTTCAGCCGTGCGTGCTGGTGCTGGACGCCCAGGGTCTGGCAGCGGGCAAACCCTTGCCGCAAGCACAGCAGGAGGCGCTGGCCAGTGCCGGCCTGCTGGTATTGAACAAGGATGAGGCGCTGGATGCGCTGCAACGCCAGGCCATCGAGCAGCAGCTATCGGGTTACGCACTGTATTGGACGCGCCAGGCGCAGTTGCCCATTGAACAGCTACCTGGCTTGAAAGCTCAGGCGGGCGGGGTTGTGGATAACTTTGCGGTGCCCAATGGTTCGGCGCCAATGCCGACGGTGTGGAACGACCCCACACTGCCCATCTGCCTGAGCCAGGCTCAGGAGGGCGGCTGGAGCATCGGTTGGCGCTGGCATCCGAGCCAGCAATTTGACCAGCAGCGCTTGAACCAGTGGCTGAAAAGTCTGCACTGGCGTCGCGCCAAACTGGTTATCCACAGCCGCGATGCCTGGGTGTCCGCCAACGCTGTGGATAACAGCCTGCCGGTCTGGCAGCCCAGCGAATGGCGACGTGATTCTCGTATCGAGCTGATCTTCAGCGTGCCTCAGGACGTGGCGGCATTGCAGACCGCACTGGCGGCCTGCCGTTACTGA
- a CDS encoding glutamine synthetase, protein MKRLCYVLLLAAAGPACAQTPSLLAHCTRSANLLACVDPLGNAYSVATVGSTTYLRGFEVVGKRYWAQTNSRYGQLTFFTGLASDGEAWVGYTRRVGWTTLNRFSSSGGASATFTCSRITGC, encoded by the coding sequence ATGAAACGCCTTTGCTACGTCCTGTTATTGGCAGCGGCAGGACCTGCCTGTGCGCAAACCCCAAGCCTGTTGGCCCACTGCACGCGCAGCGCCAACCTGCTGGCCTGCGTGGACCCGCTGGGCAATGCCTATAGCGTGGCGACCGTGGGCAGCACCACGTATCTGCGTGGGTTCGAGGTGGTCGGCAAACGCTACTGGGCACAGACCAACAGCCGTTATGGGCAACTGACGTTCTTTACCGGGTTGGCGTCGGATGGTGAGGCGTGGGTCGGCTACACCCGGCGCGTAGGCTGGACCACCCTCAACCGGTTCTCCAGTTCAGGCGGAGCCAGCGCCACGTTCACCTGCAGCCGAATCACCGGCTGTTAG
- the folE2 gene encoding GTP cyclohydrolase FolE2 codes for MNALTLPDIAAQASRQALPLDWVGMCGIALPVLLDGQRLPATADAGVSLDDGAARGIHMSRLYLALEMFDQQPLTPALLRNVLQRFLDTHEDLSNNAYLRIHTDLLLKRPALVSALDGWKRYPVSIEARLENQMFHVELKIDVIYSSTCPCSAALARQLIQQQFLADFANKPLQHAEVLTWLGSADGIVATPHSQRSSAQLHVQIQGDELPILELINDAEAALGTAVQTAVKRADEQAFALANGQNLMFCEDAARRLNLALKRSDAVNAFHLKVIHAESLHAHDAVAESRWTRPAT; via the coding sequence ATGAATGCGCTGACTCTGCCGGATATCGCCGCGCAGGCTTCACGCCAGGCCTTGCCACTGGATTGGGTAGGCATGTGCGGCATTGCCCTGCCTGTCTTGCTCGATGGCCAACGTCTGCCCGCCACCGCCGATGCCGGCGTAAGCCTGGACGATGGCGCGGCCCGTGGCATTCATATGTCACGCCTGTACCTGGCCCTGGAAATGTTCGATCAGCAACCGCTTACGCCTGCACTTCTGCGTAATGTACTGCAGCGGTTTCTCGACACACATGAAGATTTATCTAACAACGCCTATCTGCGTATTCACACCGACCTGCTGTTGAAACGGCCTGCCCTGGTCAGCGCTTTGGACGGTTGGAAGCGTTACCCGGTGAGTATCGAGGCGCGTCTGGAAAACCAGATGTTCCACGTGGAACTAAAAATTGACGTTATTTATTCCTCAACCTGCCCTTGCTCCGCTGCCCTTGCCAGGCAGTTGATTCAGCAGCAGTTTCTCGCCGACTTCGCTAACAAACCGTTGCAGCATGCCGAGGTACTGACCTGGCTCGGCAGCGCCGACGGCATCGTTGCCACGCCCCACAGCCAGCGCAGCAGTGCGCAGTTACACGTGCAGATTCAAGGTGACGAACTGCCAATACTTGAACTGATCAACGATGCCGAAGCCGCGCTCGGCACAGCCGTGCAAACCGCGGTGAAACGTGCGGACGAACAAGCCTTCGCCCTGGCCAACGGGCAGAACCTGATGTTCTGCGAAGACGCCGCGCGCCGCCTGAACCTCGCCTTGAAACGCTCGGATGCGGTCAACGCCTTCCACCTCAAAGTGATCCACGCCGAAAGCCTGCACGCGCACGATGCCGTGGCTGAAAGCCGCTGGACGAGACCTGCCACATGA
- the zigA gene encoding zinc metallochaperone GTPase ZigA produces the protein MPNRLPVTVLSGFLGAGKSTLLNYVLRNRENLRVAVIVNDMSEINIDGSEVQRDVTLNRAEEKLVEMSNGCICCTLREDLLEEVGKLAREGRFDYLLIESTGISEPLPVAETFTFRDENEQSLADIARLDTMVTVVDGVNFLLDYQAAESLASRGQTLGEEDERSITDLLIEQIEFADVILISKIDLISSHEREELMAILERLNAQAQIIPMVMGQVPLDKILNTGRFDFDRAAQAPGWLQEMRGEHVPESEEYGIASTAYRARRPFHPQRFFDFIDRPWVNGKLLRSKGFFWLASKHQDAGSWSQAGGLMRHGFAGRWWRFVPKDEWPQDQESVAAIMENWQLSTGDCRQELVFIGQNIDFAKMRAELDQCLLTDAEMALGVDGWRQWVDPFGPWYEEAAA, from the coding sequence ATGCCCAATCGTCTACCCGTTACCGTGTTGTCCGGCTTTCTCGGCGCCGGTAAAAGCACGCTGCTCAACTATGTGCTGCGCAACCGCGAAAACCTGCGGGTCGCGGTGATCGTCAACGATATGAGCGAAATCAACATCGACGGCAGTGAGGTCCAGCGCGACGTCACGCTCAATCGCGCCGAAGAAAAACTGGTGGAGATGAGCAACGGCTGCATCTGCTGCACCTTGCGCGAGGATTTGCTCGAAGAGGTCGGCAAGCTCGCCAGGGAAGGTCGGTTCGATTACCTGCTGATCGAATCCACCGGCATCTCCGAACCGCTGCCGGTGGCCGAAACCTTCACCTTTCGCGATGAAAACGAGCAGAGCCTGGCGGACATTGCGCGCCTGGACACCATGGTTACGGTGGTCGACGGCGTGAATTTCCTGCTCGACTACCAGGCCGCAGAAAGCCTGGCCTCACGTGGGCAGACCCTGGGCGAAGAGGATGAACGCTCGATCACCGACCTGTTGATCGAACAGATCGAATTTGCCGACGTGATCCTGATCAGCAAGATCGACCTGATCAGCAGCCACGAGCGCGAAGAGCTGATGGCAATCCTTGAGCGCCTCAACGCCCAGGCGCAGATCATCCCGATGGTCATGGGCCAGGTGCCGCTGGACAAGATCCTCAATACCGGGCGCTTTGATTTCGACCGCGCCGCCCAGGCCCCGGGCTGGCTGCAGGAGATGCGCGGCGAACACGTGCCGGAGTCCGAAGAATATGGCATTGCCTCTACCGCTTACCGTGCGCGCCGTCCCTTTCACCCGCAGCGGTTTTTTGACTTCATCGACCGCCCCTGGGTGAACGGCAAGCTGTTGCGTTCCAAAGGCTTCTTCTGGCTGGCCAGCAAACATCAGGATGCCGGCAGCTGGTCTCAGGCCGGTGGTTTGATGCGTCATGGTTTTGCCGGGCGCTGGTGGCGCTTCGTGCCCAAAGACGAGTGGCCGCAAGACCAGGAAAGCGTCGCGGCGATCATGGAGAACTGGCAACTGAGCACCGGTGATTGCCGTCAGGAACTGGTGTTTATCGGGCAGAACATCGACTTCGCCAAGATGCGCGCCGAACTGGACCAGTGCCTGCTCACTGACGCGGAAATGGCCTTGGGTGTCGACGGTTGGCGCCAATGGGTCGACCCCTTTGGCCCCTGGTATGAAGAGGCAGCCGCCTGA
- a CDS encoding DUF3301 domain-containing protein → MLTLGNIFVLMLLATGAAWVWHNHGLRERALERVKQHCAKLDIELLDGAVALKRIGFVKDAKGRRRLARVYNFEFTVTGEARHSGTITQFGAHSAQIELAPYPFEAKEPLPSAEVIELSQWRQDHATKNRQ, encoded by the coding sequence ATGCTGACCCTGGGAAACATCTTCGTCTTGATGCTGCTGGCGACCGGCGCGGCTTGGGTCTGGCATAACCATGGCCTGCGCGAGCGGGCGCTGGAGCGGGTCAAGCAGCACTGCGCCAAGCTCGACATCGAACTGCTCGACGGCGCGGTGGCCTTGAAACGCATCGGTTTCGTGAAAGATGCCAAGGGTCGGCGACGGTTGGCCCGCGTCTACAATTTCGAGTTCACCGTGACGGGCGAGGCTCGCCACAGCGGGACCATCACCCAGTTTGGCGCCCACAGCGCGCAGATTGAACTGGCGCCCTACCCGTTCGAAGCCAAGGAGCCGCTGCCCAGCGCCGAGGTCATCGAACTGAGCCAGTGGCGCCAGGACCACGCTACCAAGAACCGTCAGTAA
- a CDS encoding Tim44 domain-containing protein, protein MKRFLSIAMALCIGLTMSLDANAKRFGGGKSMGSAPTHQTSQMAPSAGAGGAAATAGAAGAAGAAAKAGGASRWLGPLAGIAAGGLLASMFMGGGFQGMQIFDILILAVIAFVIFRFIAARRRKQQEHLAPAGAPMQREVFEQKPAMGSIFGGSAAPAAARPVINAPAWFNEERFVEAARNHFQSLQQHWDANEMDKIAEFVTPQLLDFLKRERADLGDGFQSTYIDDLRVQLEGVDDRADKTIATLTFSGVSKTSRFDQGEVFSESWNMERAQGDNQPWLVAGIRQNG, encoded by the coding sequence ATGAAACGTTTTCTTAGCATCGCCATGGCGTTGTGCATCGGCTTGACGATGAGCCTCGACGCCAACGCCAAACGCTTCGGTGGCGGCAAGAGCATGGGCTCGGCACCGACTCACCAAACCAGCCAGATGGCTCCATCCGCCGGTGCCGGCGGTGCTGCAGCTACCGCAGGCGCAGCCGGTGCCGCGGGCGCTGCTGCCAAGGCCGGCGGTGCTTCGCGCTGGTTGGGCCCGCTGGCCGGCATCGCCGCCGGTGGCCTGCTCGCGTCCATGTTCATGGGCGGCGGCTTCCAGGGCATGCAGATCTTCGACATCCTGATCCTGGCGGTTATCGCCTTTGTGATCTTCCGCTTCATCGCCGCCCGTCGCCGCAAGCAGCAGGAGCACCTGGCTCCGGCCGGCGCGCCGATGCAGCGCGAAGTGTTCGAGCAAAAGCCAGCCATGGGTTCGATCTTCGGCGGTTCGGCAGCCCCTGCCGCCGCCCGTCCGGTGATCAACGCACCGGCCTGGTTCAACGAAGAGCGTTTCGTGGAAGCGGCCCGCAACCACTTCCAGTCCCTGCAGCAGCATTGGGACGCCAACGAAATGGACAAGATCGCCGAGTTCGTGACCCCGCAACTGCTGGACTTCCTCAAGCGCGAACGCGCCGACCTGGGTGACGGTTTCCAGTCGACCTATATCGACGACCTGCGCGTACAGCTGGAAGGTGTGGATGATCGCGCCGACAAGACCATCGCCACCCTGACCTTCAGCGGCGTGTCGAAGACCTCGCGTTTCGACCAGGGCGAAGTGTTCAGCGAAAGCTGGAACATGGAGCGCGCCCAGGGCGACAACCAGCCATGGCTGGTCGCCGGTATCCGCCAGAACGGCTGA